The following are encoded in a window of Streptomyces sp. SAT1 genomic DNA:
- a CDS encoding glutamate ABC transporter substrate-binding protein, producing the protein MKLRKVTAASAVVLALAVSATACGSDKKDGGSSGGGKKIAIGIKYDQPGLGQKTPQGYSGFDVDVAEYVAKKLGYNEDQIEWKESKSADRETMLARGDVQFIAATYSITPAREQKVDFAGPYLLAHQDVLLRADDTSIKSASDLNSKKLCSVTGSTSAQNVKERLAPQANLLKYPTYSACLNGLQNKAIDALTTDDSILAGYASQPQFKGKFKLGGLKMTNENYGIGVKKGSDLKAKINKALEEMVSDGSWEKAVKANFGPANYQYEQAPKIGDIKS; encoded by the coding sequence ATGAAGCTCCGCAAGGTCACCGCCGCCTCGGCCGTCGTGCTCGCCCTCGCCGTCTCGGCGACCGCGTGCGGTTCGGACAAGAAGGACGGCGGGTCGTCGGGCGGCGGCAAGAAGATCGCCATCGGCATCAAGTACGACCAGCCGGGCCTCGGCCAGAAGACGCCGCAGGGCTACTCCGGCTTCGACGTGGACGTGGCCGAGTACGTCGCCAAGAAGCTCGGTTACAACGAGGACCAGATCGAGTGGAAGGAGTCGAAGAGCGCCGACCGCGAGACCATGCTGGCCCGCGGTGACGTGCAGTTCATCGCCGCCACCTACTCGATCACCCCGGCCCGCGAGCAGAAGGTCGACTTCGCCGGCCCGTACCTGCTCGCCCACCAGGACGTCCTGCTCCGCGCCGACGACACCTCGATCAAGTCGGCGAGCGACCTGAACAGCAAGAAGCTGTGTTCCGTGACCGGTTCGACCTCGGCGCAGAACGTCAAGGAGAGGCTGGCCCCGCAGGCGAACCTGCTGAAGTACCCGACGTACTCGGCCTGCCTGAACGGTCTGCAGAACAAGGCGATCGACGCGCTGACCACCGACGACTCGATCCTCGCCGGTTACGCCTCCCAGCCCCAGTTCAAGGGCAAGTTCAAGCTGGGCGGCCTGAAGATGACCAACGAGAACTACGGCATCGGCGTCAAGAAGGGCAGCGACCTCAAGGCCAAGATCAACAAGGCTCTCGAGGAGATGGTCTCGGACGGTTCCTGGGAGAAGGCCGTGAAGGCCAACTTCGGCCCGGCCAACTACCAGTACGAGCAGGCGCCGAAGATCGGCGACATCAAGAGCTGA
- a CDS encoding response regulator transcription factor, giving the protein MRLLLVEDDNHVAAALSAILARHGFDVTHARSGEEALQALVPEGTCFGVVLLDLGLPDQDGYEVCGKIRKRTSTPVIMVTARADVRSRIHGLNLGADDYVVKPYDTGELLARIHAVSRRTAHEDTGGGGEGDLRLGPVHIELPTRQVSVDGTAVQLTRKEFDLLALLAQRPGVVFRREQIISEVWRTSWEGTGRTLEVHVASLRSKLRMPALIETVRGVGYRLVAPAA; this is encoded by the coding sequence TTGAGACTGCTCCTGGTCGAGGACGACAACCACGTCGCGGCCGCGCTGTCCGCCATCCTGGCCCGGCACGGCTTCGACGTCACCCACGCCCGCAGCGGCGAGGAGGCCCTCCAGGCGCTCGTCCCCGAGGGGACCTGCTTCGGCGTGGTCCTGCTCGACCTCGGCCTGCCCGACCAGGACGGCTACGAGGTCTGCGGCAAGATCCGCAAGCGCACCAGCACCCCGGTCATCATGGTCACCGCCCGCGCCGACGTCCGCTCCCGCATCCACGGCCTCAACCTCGGCGCCGACGACTACGTCGTCAAGCCCTACGACACCGGGGAGCTGCTCGCCCGGATCCACGCCGTCAGCCGCCGCACCGCCCACGAGGACACGGGCGGCGGCGGTGAGGGCGACCTGCGGCTCGGCCCGGTCCACATCGAACTGCCCACCCGGCAGGTCAGCGTGGACGGTACGGCCGTCCAGCTCACCCGCAAGGAGTTCGACCTGCTCGCCCTGCTCGCCCAGCGCCCCGGCGTGGTCTTCCGCCGCGAGCAGATCATCAGCGAGGTGTGGCGCACCAGCTGGGAGGGGACCGGCCGCACCCTGGAGGTGCACGTCGCCTCGCTGCGCTCCAAACTGCGGATGCCGGCCCTGATCGAGACCGTCCGCGGCGTCGGCTACCGCCTCGTCGCCCCGGCCGCGTAG
- a CDS encoding rhodanese-like domain-containing protein, whose translation MSGTDLSHVSGTDTDRVNGPGEEPPAGIDELLERVRRDYVRVGPREAYDVARAGDGLLVDIRYAALRERDGLIPGAVVVERNELEWRLDPRGSHRLPEATGHDLRVVVICNEGYASSLAAVSLHQLGLRRATDLIGGFQAWRADGLPVAAPSAPSAPSVPAGAREA comes from the coding sequence ATGAGCGGTACGGACCTGAGCCACGTGAGCGGGACGGACACGGACCGCGTGAACGGCCCGGGGGAAGAACCGCCGGCCGGGATCGACGAGCTGCTGGAGCGGGTGCGCCGGGACTATGTGCGCGTCGGGCCGCGGGAGGCGTACGACGTCGCCCGCGCGGGCGACGGCCTGCTGGTCGACATCCGGTACGCCGCGCTGCGGGAGCGGGACGGGCTGATCCCGGGCGCCGTCGTCGTCGAACGCAACGAGCTGGAGTGGCGGCTCGACCCCCGGGGCAGCCACCGCCTGCCCGAGGCCACCGGTCACGATCTGCGGGTCGTCGTCATCTGCAACGAGGGCTACGCGTCGAGTCTCGCGGCCGTCTCCCTGCACCAGCTCGGCCTGCGCCGGGCGACCGATCTGATCGGCGGGTTCCAGGCGTGGCGGGCGGACGGGCTCCCCGTGGCGGCACCGTCGGCACCGTCGGCGCCGTCCGTGCCTGCGGGGGCGCGCGAGGCGTAG
- a CDS encoding putative leader peptide gives MTDTDVRLWRRVHMDLVRYAGCVCRPSC, from the coding sequence GTGACCGACACCGATGTGCGCCTGTGGCGGAGGGTCCATATGGACCTCGTCCGCTATGCGGGCTGCGTGTGTCGTCCGTCCTGCTGA
- a CDS encoding cysteine dioxygenase, with translation MGAAARAPRTLSRTVPVSASASAASASAPAAPAPASPAPRSSTASTAPPTEAELLDFVRRAAADTELIASLPLDPEGRTWIRLDGPGGSEAWLIGWPPGTGTGWHDHADSIGAFVTAAGELAESSLAARLPTDGWQTLELTEGVDRERRLPAGRGRAFGRHHVHEVRNESAAVHAVSVHAYYPPLPRIRRYRRAGQTLRLEQVERPEDWQ, from the coding sequence ATGGGTGCCGCCGCGCGCGCTCCGCGAACGCTCTCCAGGACGGTACCCGTGTCTGCTTCTGCCTCCGCTGCCTCCGCGTCGGCTCCCGCCGCTCCCGCCCCCGCCTCCCCTGCCCCGCGCTCCTCCACCGCTTCCACCGCTCCGCCCACCGAGGCGGAGCTGCTCGACTTCGTCCGGCGCGCCGCCGCCGACACGGAGCTGATCGCCTCGCTGCCGCTCGATCCCGAGGGCCGCACCTGGATCCGTCTGGACGGGCCCGGGGGCAGTGAGGCCTGGCTGATCGGCTGGCCGCCCGGCACCGGCACGGGCTGGCACGACCACGCCGACTCGATCGGCGCCTTCGTCACCGCCGCCGGTGAACTGGCGGAGAGCTCGCTCGCCGCCCGGCTGCCCACCGACGGCTGGCAGACCCTGGAACTCACCGAGGGCGTGGACCGGGAGCGGCGGCTGCCCGCCGGCCGGGGCCGCGCCTTCGGCCGCCACCACGTCCACGAGGTGCGCAACGAGTCCGCTGCCGTGCACGCTGTCTCTGTGCACGCCTACTACCCGCCGCTGCCGCGGATCCGCCGCTACCGCCGCGCCGGGCAGACCCTGCGGCTGGAGCAGGTCGAGCGCCCCGAGGACTGGCAGTGA
- a CDS encoding sensor histidine kinase gives MRTRLLPLLIVLMAAVLLALGFPLAVSLAAGEQQKAVVDRIDDTARFAALAQFVTDPPTGSRRTVPDERLETLSRELASYHEVYGIRAGVFYRTGMPMASAPADWALPAGGEVREAFDEAKLSRRSHDPAQVWPWQHTRLVVASPVIRDGDVVAVVVTDSPTGQTRSRTLRDWLILGAGETAAMLVAVGAALRLTGWVLRPVRVLDATTHDIATGRLKSRVAVAGGPPELRRLARSFNEMADHVQDVLEQQRAFVADASHQLRNPLAALLLRIELLALELPEDNEEIASVRTEGKRLAQVLDDLLDLALAEHAEADLRLIDIGALTGERVAAWAPTAEAKGVRLVGECPATTAWADPVALSSALDAVIDNAVKFTPAGERVDVAVSGGGDTSTIVVADRGPGLTDEELARVGDRFWRSGRHQNIKGSGLGLSISRALLAAGGGSIGYAAHRAEEPRGLKVTVTVPRTEPPGRPRSGAAAT, from the coding sequence GTGCGCACCCGGCTGCTGCCGCTGCTGATCGTCCTGATGGCGGCGGTGCTGCTCGCCCTCGGCTTCCCGCTCGCCGTCAGCCTCGCCGCGGGCGAGCAGCAGAAGGCCGTCGTCGACCGCATCGACGACACGGCGCGCTTCGCCGCGCTCGCCCAGTTCGTCACCGACCCGCCCACCGGCTCCCGCCGCACCGTCCCCGACGAGCGCCTGGAGACGCTCAGCCGCGAACTCGCCAGCTACCACGAGGTGTACGGCATCCGGGCCGGTGTCTTCTACCGCACCGGCATGCCCATGGCCAGCGCGCCGGCCGACTGGGCCCTGCCCGCCGGGGGCGAGGTGCGCGAGGCCTTCGACGAGGCCAAGCTGAGCCGCCGCAGCCACGACCCCGCGCAGGTCTGGCCCTGGCAGCACACCCGGCTCGTCGTCGCCTCGCCCGTCATCCGCGACGGCGACGTCGTCGCGGTCGTCGTCACCGACTCGCCGACCGGGCAGACCCGATCGCGGACCCTGCGGGACTGGCTGATCCTCGGCGCGGGCGAGACCGCCGCCATGCTGGTCGCCGTCGGCGCGGCGCTGCGGCTGACCGGCTGGGTGCTGCGTCCGGTACGGGTGCTCGACGCCACCACCCACGACATCGCCACCGGACGGCTCAAGTCCCGGGTGGCGGTGGCCGGTGGTCCGCCGGAACTCCGACGCCTCGCCCGGTCGTTCAACGAGATGGCCGACCACGTCCAGGACGTGCTGGAGCAGCAGCGCGCCTTCGTCGCCGACGCCTCCCACCAACTGCGCAACCCGCTGGCCGCGCTCCTGCTGCGCATCGAACTGCTCGCCCTCGAACTGCCCGAGGACAACGAGGAGATCGCCTCCGTCCGCACCGAGGGCAAGCGCCTCGCCCAGGTCCTGGACGACCTGCTGGACCTGGCGCTCGCCGAGCACGCCGAGGCCGATCTGCGCCTCATCGACATCGGCGCGCTGACCGGGGAGCGGGTGGCCGCCTGGGCGCCGACCGCCGAGGCCAAGGGGGTGCGGCTGGTGGGGGAGTGCCCGGCCACCACCGCCTGGGCCGACCCGGTGGCGCTGTCCTCCGCGCTGGACGCGGTGATCGACAACGCGGTGAAGTTCACCCCGGCGGGAGAGCGTGTCGACGTGGCGGTCTCCGGTGGGGGCGACACCTCCACGATCGTCGTCGCCGACCGCGGCCCCGGCCTCACCGACGAGGAACTGGCCCGGGTCGGCGACCGGTTCTGGCGCAGCGGCCGCCACCAGAACATCAAGGGCTCAGGTCTGGGCCTGTCCATCTCCCGCGCGCTGCTCGCCGCTGGCGGCGGCTCCATCGGCTACGCGGCCCATCGCGCCGAGGAGCCGCGCGGACTGAAGGTGACGGTGACCGTACCGAGGACCGAACCGCCCGGCCGGCCCCGTTCCGGAGCGGCGGCGACCTGA
- a CDS encoding amino acid ABC transporter permease, translating into MFDFLEGYDLLGAFWVTVQLTLLSAVGSLVWGTLLAAMRVGPVPLMRGFGTAYVNTVRNIPLTVIILFTSLGLNQTLGVRLGSENFDTINFRLAVLGLIAYTSAFVCEALRSGINTVPVGQAEAARALGLNFTQVLTLVVLPQAFRSVVGPLTNVLIALTKNTTVAAAIGVAEAALLMKDILENEAQLLLTAAVFAFGFVCLTLPTGLLLGWVSKKVAVKR; encoded by the coding sequence GTGTTCGACTTTCTTGAAGGCTACGACCTGCTGGGGGCCTTCTGGGTGACCGTGCAGCTCACCCTGCTCTCGGCCGTCGGCTCCCTCGTCTGGGGCACCCTGCTGGCCGCCATGCGCGTCGGCCCGGTCCCGCTCATGCGCGGCTTCGGCACCGCGTACGTCAACACCGTGCGGAACATCCCGCTGACGGTGATCATCCTCTTCACCTCGCTGGGCCTGAACCAGACCCTCGGTGTCCGCCTCGGCTCCGAGAACTTCGACACCATCAACTTCCGGCTCGCCGTGCTCGGACTGATCGCCTACACCTCGGCGTTCGTCTGCGAGGCGCTGCGCTCCGGCATCAACACGGTGCCGGTCGGCCAGGCGGAGGCGGCCCGCGCGCTCGGGCTGAACTTCACCCAGGTGCTGACCCTGGTGGTGCTGCCGCAGGCGTTCCGCTCGGTCGTCGGCCCGCTCACCAACGTACTGATCGCGCTCACCAAGAACACCACGGTGGCCGCCGCGATCGGTGTGGCCGAGGCGGCGCTGCTGATGAAGGACATCCTGGAGAACGAGGCACAGCTCCTGCTGACCGCGGCGGTCTTCGCGTTCGGCTTCGTGTGCCTGACGCTGCCGACCGGTCTGCTCCTCGGCTGGGTCAGCAAGAAGGTGGCGGTGAAGCGATGA
- a CDS encoding MazG nucleotide pyrophosphohydrolase domain-containing protein, translating to MSSSPAALVRQFHQAFGLDVRSTPARVPPQLAAHRGELLAEEAAEVAEVSVEGPLDHLAHELADVVYVAYGTALVHGIDLDEVIAEIHRANMSKRGPDGQVARRADGKVLKGEHYRAPDVAAVLRGQGWDPEATDRG from the coding sequence ATGAGTTCCTCGCCCGCCGCCCTCGTCCGACAGTTCCACCAGGCCTTCGGGCTCGACGTCCGCAGCACTCCCGCCCGGGTGCCGCCGCAGCTGGCGGCCCACCGGGGCGAACTGCTCGCCGAGGAGGCGGCCGAGGTCGCCGAGGTCTCCGTCGAGGGACCGCTCGACCACCTGGCGCACGAACTGGCCGACGTGGTCTACGTGGCGTACGGCACCGCCCTGGTGCACGGCATCGACCTCGACGAGGTGATCGCCGAGATCCACCGCGCGAACATGAGCAAGCGGGGCCCCGACGGACAGGTGGCCCGCCGGGCCGACGGCAAGGTGCTCAAGGGCGAGCACTACCGCGCGCCGGACGTCGCGGCCGTCCTGCGCGGCCAGGGCTGGGACCCCGAGGCCACCGACCGGGGCTGA
- a CDS encoding TAXI family TRAP transporter solute-binding subunit, whose amino-acid sequence MPKLFSSTRRRRGLMGAAAGAVVLGLLLWWLMPLGDGPPRGTIAFSTGTTRGVYQEYGVRLRTAFAKDMPDLKVRLLTSDGSQENVTRVATGKADFTIAAADAVETYVLDHGPGASDLRGVARLYDDYVQLVVARDSPIRSVADLRGKRVAVGPPESGVRLIANRVLAAAGIDPQHGIEPVADGIDTGPGRLRTHAIDAFFWSGGLPTDGLTQLASKFAFRFVPIDAGLVARLHAEGGATRYYRATNMPESAYPAVQDGATVPTIAVSNLLMTRADVDPRLTEWLTRTVIDSRDRIGAHVHSAQLVDLRTAIYTDPLVLHEGARRYYRSVKP is encoded by the coding sequence ATGCCCAAGCTGTTCTCCTCCACCCGCAGGCGCCGCGGCCTCATGGGCGCGGCCGCCGGTGCCGTGGTCCTCGGGCTGCTGCTGTGGTGGCTGATGCCGCTGGGTGACGGCCCGCCGCGGGGGACGATCGCCTTCAGCACCGGGACCACCCGCGGTGTCTACCAGGAGTACGGCGTACGGCTGCGCACCGCGTTCGCCAAGGACATGCCGGACCTGAAGGTGCGGCTGCTCACCAGCGACGGTTCACAGGAGAACGTCACGCGCGTGGCGACCGGCAAGGCCGATTTCACCATCGCCGCCGCCGACGCCGTGGAGACGTACGTCCTGGACCACGGTCCGGGCGCGTCCGACCTGCGCGGTGTGGCCCGGCTCTACGACGACTACGTGCAGCTCGTGGTGGCCCGTGACTCGCCGATACGTTCGGTCGCGGACCTGCGGGGCAAGCGGGTCGCGGTCGGTCCCCCGGAGTCGGGTGTGCGGCTGATCGCGAACCGGGTGCTCGCCGCCGCCGGGATCGATCCGCAGCACGGCATCGAGCCCGTGGCCGACGGCATCGACACCGGCCCCGGACGGCTGCGTACGCACGCGATCGACGCGTTCTTCTGGTCGGGCGGGCTGCCCACGGACGGGCTCACGCAGCTCGCCTCGAAGTTCGCCTTCCGGTTCGTGCCGATCGACGCCGGTCTGGTGGCGCGGCTGCACGCGGAGGGCGGCGCCACGCGCTACTACCGCGCGACCAACATGCCGGAGTCGGCGTATCCGGCGGTCCAGGACGGTGCGACCGTGCCGACCATCGCCGTGTCCAACCTGCTGATGACCCGCGCGGACGTGGACCCGCGGCTCACCGAGTGGCTGACCCGGACCGTGATCGACAGCCGCGACCGCATCGGCGCGCATGTGCACTCCGCCCAGCTCGTCGATCTGCGCACCGCGATCTACACCGATCCGCTGGTGCTGCACGAGGGCGCCCGGCGCTACTACCGATCCGTCAAGCCCTGA
- a CDS encoding amino acid ABC transporter ATP-binding protein, which translates to MTEVSVAKEDVAATGDLVVLKSVNKHFGALHVLQDIELTISRGEVVVVIGPSGSGKSTLCRTINRLETIDSGTITIDGKPLPPEGKELARLRADVGMVFQSFNLFAHKTVLENVTLGQVKVRRTDKQAAEERARALLDRVGVGAQADKYPAQLSGGQQQRVAIARALAMEPKVMLFDEPTSALDPEMINEVLEVMQQLARDGMTMIVVTHEMGFARSAANRVVFMADGRIIEQAAPDQFFSNPRSDRAKDFLSKILHH; encoded by the coding sequence ATGACCGAAGTATCGGTGGCCAAGGAAGACGTGGCCGCGACCGGCGATCTGGTCGTCCTGAAGAGCGTCAACAAGCACTTCGGCGCGTTGCACGTGCTCCAGGACATCGAGCTGACGATCTCCCGCGGCGAGGTCGTCGTGGTCATCGGGCCCTCCGGGTCCGGGAAGTCGACCCTGTGCCGCACCATCAACCGGCTGGAGACCATCGACTCCGGCACGATCACGATCGACGGCAAGCCGCTGCCCCCCGAGGGCAAGGAGCTGGCCCGGCTGCGCGCCGACGTCGGCATGGTCTTCCAGTCCTTCAACCTCTTCGCGCACAAGACCGTGCTGGAGAACGTGACGCTGGGCCAGGTCAAGGTCCGCCGCACGGACAAGCAGGCGGCCGAGGAGCGGGCGCGGGCCCTGCTGGACCGGGTCGGCGTGGGGGCGCAGGCGGACAAGTACCCGGCGCAGCTCTCCGGCGGCCAGCAGCAGCGCGTGGCGATCGCGCGGGCGCTGGCGATGGAGCCGAAGGTCATGCTGTTCGACGAGCCGACCTCCGCGCTGGACCCCGAGATGATCAACGAGGTGCTGGAGGTCATGCAGCAGCTCGCCCGGGACGGTATGACGATGATCGTCGTCACCCATGAGATGGGATTCGCCCGATCGGCTGCCAACCGGGTGGTCTTCATGGCGGACGGCCGGATCATCGAGCAGGCTGCGCCCGACCAGTTCTTCAGCAATCCGCGCAGCGACCGGGCCAAGGACTTCCTCTCGAAGATCCTGCACCACTGA
- a CDS encoding amino acid ABC transporter permease — protein MSSSVLYDAQGPRAKRRNIVYSIVFVVAVAALVWWVYQGLNDKGQLDWEKWKPFFAGSEAWTTYILPGLKNTLIAAALSMVIALPLGAVLGIARLSDHAWIRVPAAVIVEFFRAIPVLMLMIFGVALFSQYTDVSSDDRPLYAVVTGLVLYNASVLAEIVRAGILSLPKGQAEAGQAIGLRKTQIMTSVLLPQAVTAMLPAIVSQLVVIVKDTALGGAILTFPELLASVSPMSSYYGANTIASFTVVAVIYIVLNFSLTSFASWLERRLRRAKKSTGAVLPPTAVAGAESTGIAA, from the coding sequence ATGAGCTCCTCGGTGCTGTACGACGCGCAGGGCCCCAGGGCCAAACGGCGCAACATCGTCTACTCGATCGTGTTCGTCGTCGCGGTCGCCGCGCTCGTGTGGTGGGTCTACCAGGGCCTGAACGACAAGGGGCAGCTCGACTGGGAGAAGTGGAAGCCGTTCTTCGCCGGTTCCGAGGCATGGACCACGTACATCCTGCCGGGCCTGAAGAACACGCTGATCGCCGCCGCCCTGTCGATGGTCATCGCGCTGCCGCTGGGCGCCGTCCTCGGTATCGCGCGGCTCTCCGACCACGCCTGGATCCGGGTGCCGGCCGCCGTGATCGTGGAGTTCTTCCGCGCCATCCCGGTGCTGATGCTGATGATCTTCGGGGTGGCGCTGTTCTCCCAGTACACCGATGTCAGCTCGGACGACCGCCCGCTGTACGCCGTCGTCACCGGCCTGGTCCTCTACAACGCCTCGGTCCTCGCGGAGATCGTCCGGGCGGGCATCCTGTCCCTGCCCAAGGGGCAGGCGGAGGCCGGTCAGGCCATCGGTCTGCGCAAGACCCAGATCATGACGTCGGTCCTGCTGCCGCAGGCGGTCACCGCGATGCTCCCGGCGATCGTCAGCCAGCTGGTGGTGATCGTGAAGGACACCGCGCTCGGCGGCGCGATCCTCACCTTCCCCGAACTGCTGGCGTCGGTCTCCCCGATGAGTTCGTACTACGGTGCGAACACCATCGCCAGCTTCACCGTGGTCGCCGTCATCTACATCGTGCTGAACTTCAGCCTCACCAGCTTCGCGAGCTGGCTGGAACGCCGGCTGCGGCGCGCCAAGAAGTCCACCGGCGCGGTGCTTCCGCCGACCGCGGTGGCGGGCGCGGAGTCGACGGGGATCGCCGCCTGA
- a CDS encoding FAD-dependent monooxygenase, whose amino-acid sequence MDPVIVVGAGPVGLTLALALARQEVPSVVLDETPGTDPARAARTVVLREDTAALVERLAGAPLGRAGLRWAGWWSMRRKQVTAEVAFGETEPAPLHIAQHVLTGALRAAVAREPLIELATDSRLDALEQEAAGVSAHTRGPDGTWWRGSHLVGCDGPRSTVRKLQDIRFPGRTAVERYAVAALRTGLPRPEEACLHRTPPWRTSGPFAGEITARPLPDDVWRLDWLLPPGKDLITPELLIARIRETLTGWTGESAPAYELLDTGVHTVHHRVARRWRNGRVFLAGDAAHLLGAFGTQGLDEGLRDADNLAWKLALTWHHGPHEALLDSYQSERRAVVAARLRAADQLLPVLRGGGLRSYVPGAARGHDMALIEGHLGRGALGAPGTYADSPLAPGPSDAEAPLDTPVGAPVEDVVVTAEDGSFVPLRDRLGRGVLLVVLVAPGTGVWERRHWVSAGIMPRLAAAVTALPHPAELLVAESYPGAAPHTVLLVRPDGHLVTALSGVRPADLYSAAEAALGGTAATGAHAEAGAH is encoded by the coding sequence GTGGATCCGGTGATCGTCGTCGGAGCGGGGCCCGTCGGGCTCACGCTCGCCCTGGCGCTGGCGCGTCAGGAGGTGCCGTCCGTCGTCCTCGACGAGACCCCGGGCACCGACCCGGCGCGGGCCGCGCGCACCGTCGTCCTGCGCGAGGACACCGCGGCCCTCGTGGAGCGGCTGGCCGGTGCCCCGCTCGGCCGGGCCGGGCTGCGCTGGGCCGGATGGTGGTCGATGCGGCGCAAACAGGTGACGGCCGAGGTCGCCTTCGGCGAGACCGAACCGGCGCCGCTGCACATCGCCCAGCACGTCCTGACCGGCGCCCTGCGCGCCGCCGTGGCCCGCGAACCGCTGATCGAACTGGCCACCGACAGCCGCCTCGACGCCCTGGAGCAGGAGGCGGCGGGCGTGAGCGCCCACACCCGCGGCCCGGACGGCACCTGGTGGCGCGGCAGCCATCTCGTCGGCTGCGACGGACCGCGCTCGACCGTGCGCAAGCTCCAGGACATCCGCTTCCCCGGCCGCACCGCCGTCGAGCGGTACGCCGTGGCCGCCCTGCGCACCGGACTGCCCCGGCCCGAGGAAGCGTGCCTCCATCGCACGCCCCCCTGGCGCACCTCCGGCCCCTTCGCCGGGGAGATCACCGCGCGCCCGCTGCCGGACGACGTGTGGCGGCTGGACTGGCTGCTGCCGCCCGGCAAGGACCTGATCACCCCCGAACTGCTGATCGCCCGCATCCGCGAGACCCTCACCGGCTGGACCGGCGAGAGCGCACCGGCCTACGAACTCCTGGACACCGGTGTGCACACGGTCCACCACCGGGTGGCCCGGCGCTGGCGCAACGGGCGCGTGTTCCTCGCCGGGGACGCGGCGCATCTGCTCGGCGCGTTCGGCACGCAGGGACTCGACGAGGGTCTGCGGGACGCCGACAACCTCGCCTGGAAACTGGCCCTGACCTGGCATCACGGCCCGCACGAGGCTCTGCTCGACAGCTATCAGAGCGAGCGGCGCGCGGTGGTCGCCGCCCGGCTGCGCGCCGCCGACCAACTGCTGCCGGTGCTGCGCGGCGGCGGGCTGCGCTCGTACGTCCCCGGGGCCGCGCGCGGGCACGACATGGCACTCATCGAGGGCCACCTGGGGCGCGGCGCACTGGGCGCGCCGGGGACGTACGCCGACTCGCCGCTCGCCCCCGGGCCCTCCGACGCGGAGGCACCTCTGGACACGCCCGTCGGAGCACCGGTGGAGGACGTGGTGGTGACGGCGGAGGACGGCTCGTTCGTCCCGCTGCGGGACCGGCTGGGCCGCGGTGTGCTGCTGGTGGTGCTGGTCGCGCCGGGTACGGGGGTGTGGGAGCGCCGGCACTGGGTCAGCGCCGGGATCATGCCCCGGCTGGCCGCCGCGGTGACCGCGCTGCCGCATCCGGCCGAGCTGCTGGTCGCCGAGAGCTATCCGGGCGCGGCCCCCCACACCGTGCTGCTGGTGCGGCCGGACGGGCACCTGGTCACCGCCCTGAGCGGGGTGCGCCCGGCCGACCTCTACTCGGCGGCCGAGGCCGCCCTCGGCGGGACGGCGGCGACGGGGGCGCACGCCGAGGCGGGCGCGCACTGA